TATTGAGAAACACACAACAATTCTATGGAACAACGGTATGAATCAGAATATAAACGTAATGCCCAAATGCCCAGAAATACGAGGCAAGTGGAAGTGCCCTAACAAAGTGTGTATGAAAGAAATCTAAACTTCTCACCCCACTTAAGACAAAAAGACTTTTCATGTTAGATGACACACAAATGTTCTCATTCATATACAACTTGGCTTCCCAGGTGCATTGAGAATTATACAGGAGCACGCTGCGAAGAAGTGTTGCTGCCCAGCATCAAGTCTCAAACCAAAGGTGACCTGTTTGCAGTTCTCTTGGCTTCACTTCTCCTTCTCGGAGTTATTTTAATTGGAACATTCTACTTCCTTTGCAGGTAAAAGCACTTCTGAGTGCTGAAGCTATTTAATCAAGTAGAAATTGCTTCTGGTAATCATGTACTAATTATTTGAATATAAAAGTATGTAATGCATTATCCATAAGGTTTGTGTGGTTATTTAGCATAATTAATGTGGATGTCTCAACTTGTTGCTTATAATGTTTCACTTCCTTCTAAGTGTCTTTTCTAAGCTATTACTTCTAGTTGCTTTCTATAAGCAACTATCAGACCGCTTTTGGAGATATCATACGTTACACCTGGAGTTACCATTAATATCTTAAAATATCAGTAAACCCTTACGTTGTCCAAAGATTAAGAAGTAGAGGTCAATTACCAAAGTGCAGCTTCAGTGCAGTTGGCAGCCAAAGTAACTGATGCCTTTATACAGCTCCTATTTGTGTAAGAAAGTCAATCTTTTATGTCCTCCCTTGTTTTTGAGGTACAGTACGTATTTATGCCTCTATAAGACAACTTagtgaaaaatgaattgaaaaacaaagctgactGTAGccatgtgtgcatgtgtttggaccagcacccagcaccagTGCTCAGCAAACATGATGCTATTCAAATACCATCACTTGTCTGTGTACAACAGCCTGCAGACCTCTTGCTGGTGTTATCGTTCCGGATCCAACTGAGAGCAATTTGCACTGGGGCACTAATTGCTCCCTGTGTTGGTAGCTGTGGCAGAAGAGGCAGAAGCCTGGCTCTCCTGTGGCGATGCTCTAAGGCTGTGTGATCTCTGCTAATATATCAGTGTTGCTCTGGAGACAGAAAACACTTGCTGACAATCTCTGGGAGATGAAAAGCATCTCCATTGAGAAATACCCCCAGATATGTTTTGAAGCTCTAAGATAAACTCTCCCTTATGAAGCCAGTGTGACATCTCTTCCTTGGTGTGATCTTGGAAGCATTGCTTTATGTAACATAAATAACACAGTGTCTCATATAACTGTTTCTACGGAGTCTTCAGAGAGCATAAAACTCAAAGACTAATCCATTACAGAAGCTTCTTCCTCTTGCATACAGTAGAATTAGGGAAGGCTGGAGCCAATTTACTAAGTTTTATGGTCAAAGACCCTCACATACCAAAGCACATAAGCTTAGCATAACATAACAGGTCTGCCCAGGTCCTCTTTCGTATGGTTGGAAGGTGAACCTCAAAAACCACATTTCTTTATAGAAATCAATTTACTTAGGCAGAACAAGCAGTAAAGCCTCTTAGAGACTTAGTTAGCTGCCCATGGATGTAGCTTTCATACCAAACTAACTTGGGAAATCTCAAAATCACAATTAAATTCTCTACAGAAGGCTGATACAGGATGAGTCTGCAGTTGTGTTCAGAGGAAAATAGGAAAGCATTCAAAATCCCTGCCAAGCAGTTCATGGGGCAGCAGAGGTCCATCTGGCCCTTCCTTCTCCAGAAACATTGTACAAAGGTTACTGGAAGACAATTAAgaaagagtcacagaattgttggggctggaagggacctctagagatcatctagtccaacccccttctaaagcaggctccctaaaccaggttgcacaggtaggtgtccagcTGAGTCTGACAACGTAGCTGATTAATATATATTCTGCATAGAACAGATCTATATCAATAAAAAAATACGCGAAGGCCTGAGTGCCATACATAGAGGGGTAGAGGAAACCCCAAGGAGAACTAGAATAACTGCAATTTATTTGTATACTGCATTATAAGACCATATTGAAATGCCAAAATACCTGCATGATAAGCTTATATCAATGAATGGGAACTTGGCCAGCCAAAGCCACCGGTCTAGGAATAAAGCCATCCGAGCTATCCAAGACAGCAGATTTTGTGGGGGAGTTGTGCCTCCACAGGACGCAAACTGGACAGAAAGGAGAACAGCTCATGACTCTTCTGAAGAGAGCAGATGTCtaattactattaaaaaaaaagaaggaaagagaaagcaagagaaagctCTATCTGAAGGATATGCAGAAATTATCACACTATTGAAATTTCCCTTCCAAATGCTCAGAGAAGTAAAGATAAGTTAAACGATTTTGTGTTATCTCCTCATTGTTTAATAAAATCCTGACAAGTCAGACTGGAACATTAACTTCAGGAGAGAAGCCTTGTAGGTCCAAGTGCTCTGTCCTGCCTCTGATCTCTGTTCTTCCTCAAATACATGCttcacagaaatgctgagtgTTAATTAGGGAGTAATTGCAGAAGACCAGTGTTAACTCTATTTTTTCCTAGTGGAAGTATCAGataattaatgtttctttaatACTCTCTAATATTTCTCTGATaacttttcattctgtattgttttttctccatttctttttctcctatgGTCAGGAAAGCCACCATCGCAAGGACAAGTTCCTCAGAGTGTGGTGCCCACCTGGTTGAGACCACAAGCAGCAATGGCTGCAACAGTGAGTGCGTTTAAAATGAAGTGATGGAAGCGGGGGAAGAAGATTTATTGAgtgaaaagcatttgctttgcttgtttttcagaaataataacgGAGTAAAGCATTAAGAGTGGAAGAATGGTGAGAAAATGAAGTGCAAAGCAACCCTAACAGCTATAGAGGTTGGTATGGTAAGAGggttaagaaaagaaagcacaccGATAGGAGGCCTGCTTCAAAACTTACAGTCATGTTACACGTCCAGGATTTGGGCTGCTTCACAATACATTTACCAAACGGGAGGGAAAAGAATTACTTTTCTCAAGGCAGTAGTTGGGCTTTTGTTTACAGAGGGTGAGGTACCAATGCTGATGTACAGGTCAGCTTCCTGGTGCAAGATTTTAATTCAAAGACAATACTAAGAGAACAGATCGGTAATGGTTAAAAGAAGTTCTGTTTAGAGTATTTACCCTTTGATATACATCTCTAATGCTAAGCAAGGCACCTTCTTTGATATTTTGGTGTTGCCTTCTAAAAATCTCACTGACGAGGAATCCCACCTTCAATTTTATGGAGGACAGATATCAGGAATTTTATTCCTCGTGTCCATCCCTGAAACAAACCAATATGCAGCCAGCTGTCTTGGTTAGACAAGTGCTGACCTCTGTAACAATACATTTGTTTTATCCCTATCACCATTTGCTCATTACACCAATATATGTATCGCTCTCTGGTTCCTTACAGGATTATGTTACTCAGGCAAAGAGAGGTCAAGTGACATGGTCtgtctctcttccttccctgaTGACACAAAGAGAATGGCTGGGTACTGAGAGGCACAGAAAACATGAATTGAACAGTCCTACTTTCATCACGTTTCTACCACTGGAGGCTGTGACCAGGAAGAACAGTATGTATTTATACAGCAGCACATCACCCAGCAGCTCACTACGTGGGATCTACAATGTTGTCCTGAaggaaaagctggagaaaattTCAgcaagtgaaagggaaaagaaggcaGAATGCAGATTTCTCATctctgaaataaaggaaaagaaggtggGTAAAAAtgaaggtggaaagaaaaatgtgaataagTGTCAGCTCCTGGGGTGTGCACTACATGCTCTGGCATCAGAAAAGATAGCATGTATCTTACACACATGTAGATGCAAATGCAgcaagacaaagaagaaaaggcaaagtgtTCCAGTGCATACAGTTAGAAGTCAACGAGGAAATCCTAAGATAACAACTATTAGaacacaacagagaaaaatgtattactTTCTGAGGACTGTCAAAGAAGCTGGAGTACAAGTGAAAGCTCAGCATTTGCAGGAAAACGTCCCATCAACCAGAGAACCTGAACCAGAAATGTTCCAGTTAGATAAAGCATAGGTTCCTCCTCAAATTAACCAGCTTACATGCTGGTTTTGGGACTCCAAACCATTATCAGTTACTTGGGAGGACATTGTTAATACTGTTTTAAAGGCTAGGGAAGAGCAAAGTGATTTTTCATCGCGTACGGGCACGCCACTGTTAGATTCAGAGTTCAGGAGATAAGCAAAAATACTGACAGCTACATCAGCATCAGAGTTAGCTGAAATACTCTGCACAGCCTCAGTGGGATTTAGTCAGAGAAGGCTGCTGTCAGGAAACCTCTGTGCATTATTGATCACCAGACATTCAGACTAACAGTAATGTTCAGCACACTGTTTTCACTGAAAAGGCTTCCAGccatctgaaatggaaattgaGGGAGGAAATATTACTACAAGATGTGGAAAATGAATGGACTGAAGTTGTACTCTGTGAACTGTTAAAACCCTCTTGGCTTTCTGAACAGACGTGGAATAGTTCTTCAGTATTACCACTCACATCTGCATTATTTGGGAAACAGTTTGTACAGAAAGTGAGAATGAATAAATCAAACGGGTACTTACATGCAAACAAGTCCACCTATGAAATGACGTTATCTCTGAATGAAATCCTATTAGCAGCCCACATTGCTTCGCATCCATTGCAATTGAGAACGTTTCAGCTTCTAAAATTAATTCTTTCC
The window above is part of the Coturnix japonica isolate 7356 chromosome 10, Coturnix japonica 2.1, whole genome shotgun sequence genome. Proteins encoded here:
- the NRG4 gene encoding pro-neuregulin-4, membrane-bound isoform, encoding MRTDHEELCGTSYGSFCLNGGICYMIPTVPSPFCRCIENYTGARCEEVLLPSIKSQTKGDLFAVLLASLLLLGVILIGTFYFLCRKATIARTSSSECGAHLVETTSSNGCNKIITE